The DNA sequence ATCGAGGTCAGGCATCCCATCCCGCGACGGCCGGCCAGTCGTGCGCCGAAGGCACCGGCGATCGATGCGATGAAGAGTGCCCAGAGCAGGTTGAACGGGAAGATCAGGCCGAGCATGAGCGCATTGTATCGAAAACACGCGCTGCGGCACCCCGGATCAGAGCAGAGCCGCCAGGTCGAGATCGCAGGAAGGGTGGCGCAGCTTCGACAGCGCTCTCGCCTCGATCTGGCGGATCCGTTCCCGGGTGAGGTTCAAGAGCTTGCCGACATCGGACAAGGTGCGGGGGATGCCGTCGTCGAGTCCGTAGCGCAGGATCAGCACTTGGCGTTCGTGCTCGTCGAGGATGCGCAGGGCGTCACGCAGGTGAAGTCTTCGCATGACACCCACGGCGTAGCCGAACGGGTCCGGGGCGGTGCCGTCCACGACAAAGTCGCGCAGTTCCGCGTCACCGTCGTCACCGACCGGCCGATCCAGGGAAACGGTGTCGCCGGGGGCGGCTGCGGCGGCGGCGACACGGTCCAGTTCCAGGCCGCTCGCCTGCGCGATCTCGTCGGGGGTGGGGTGCCGGTGCAGGATCTCGGTGAGGGTCTGCTCGGTTTCTTGGACGGTGCGCACGACGTCGACCATGTGGACGGGGAGTCGGATCGTTCGGGCCTGATTGCCGAGCCCCCGGGTGATCGCCTGGCGGATCCACCACGTGGCATAGGTGGAGAACTTGAAGCCCTTGCGCCAGTCGAACTTCTCGACCGCCCTGATGAGGCCCAGATTCCCTTCCTGGATCAGGTCGAGGAGATCCAGTCCTCTTCCCGCGTACCGTTTGGCGATGGAGATGACCAGACGGAGATTGCAGCGGATGAACGTCATCTTGGCTTCGGCGCCCTCGTGGACGAGGCGATACAGGTGGGCGCGTTCCTCGGGTGTCAGCGGCTCGTCGTCGTCGAGGCGATGCTGGGCCTTGCGGCCCGCTTCCATCGTGCGTGAGAGGCGCACCTCGTCTTCTGCAGTGAGCAGATCGTGAGACGAGACTTCTTCCAGATACATCCCGACCGTGTCGTAGATCGGCACAGACAATCGTCGTGTCTTCGCCACAGCTTCTGGTCCCCCTGACGTCTCCAGAACAAGACAAAGGTACCACGAGGCGCCGACACGCTCAATTGGAACTGCCGCTGGAAGTTCAGACCGGTGTACCCTTCCTGCGTGCCGGGTTCATCTTCTCGTTTCTGGGTGCTTGTCTTCGCTCTTGCCATCGTTGTGGCAGGGTGCGCGTCCGTCGTGACGGTCGGCAGGAAGGTGTTCTCCAAACCAAAGCCGGTACCGGTCTCCGTTCTGGTTCTCGACACCGCAGGGAGCAGGATCTTCCGGGCGGATATCACCATCGCCGGGGAGTCTGTCGTGAACGGTGAGGAGTTCGGAGTGCTCCCGAACGACTTCCCGGTGGCGGTCACCGTCTCGGCCGAGGGATACCGTCCGGCGTCGCTGAGCGTGCCGGAACCTCCCGAAGCGCCCGTTCAGGTGCGGCTCGCACCTGTTGTGCTCGAGGGTCGCATCACCACGGAGTCGGGCGATGTGCTCTCGGACGCCACCGTTCGCCTGGGCGATCTCGGTGTGACGACCGGGGCCGACGGTGCGTTCGAGCTGCAGCCCGCCGTACCGGGGACGGTGACGGTCGAACGGCCGGCGTGGATGCCTGCCGAAGTCGAGTGGGATGGCACGGAGGCACCGCTCGAGATCACCCTCGAGCCTCGGGTCGTGCGTGCCACCCACGCGGTCATGTGGCTGCCAGGACGGGACCTGTGGGAACCGTTCCTCGACCTTGCGAGCCGGACCGAGATCAACGCGGTGGTCCTCGATATCAAGGATGAGTCGGGGTCGATCGCCCATCGATCCGAGGTTCCCCTCGCCCTCGACGTCGGTGCGGTGATCGGCTCGTACGCGTTGGATGACGCCGTCGGCGCCATCCACGAACGGGGCCTGTACGCGATCGGCAGGGTCGTCTCCTTCGAGGATCCGATCGTTGCGAAAGAGCGCACCGACCTCGCGATCCGGCGGGGATCGAAGCCGTACCGGCAGGGCGGCCAGGCGTTCCTCGATCCGACCGATCCCGAAGCCCGCCGCTACAACATCGACATCGCGGTCGAGGCCTGCAAGGCGGGTATCGACGAGATTCAGTTCGACTATGTGCGATTCCCGACAGGGATGACGGCCAAGATGTCACTCGACGGGGATGGTGTGTACGTCGGATCGAAAGGGCAAGCGGCGCGTCTCGCAGCGATCGGCGGTTTCCTTGCCGAAGCCAGGGAGGCTCTTCACCCGCTCGGCTGTGCCGTGTCTGCCGATGTCTTCGCCATCGTGCTGTCGACACAGAACGATCAGGGGATCGGTCAGCGTCCCGAGGAGATCGGGGCGGAGGTGGACGCTCTCTCGCCGATGATCTACCCGGATCACTACAGCGACGGATGGATCGGCTACGACAAGCCCGCGGATCATCCGTTCGAGGTGGTCGACAAGGCGCTGGCCGACGGGACTCCGCGTATCGGACCGACCACGATCATGCGTCCATGGATCGCCGATTTCAACTATGGAGCCAAGAGCGTCCGGGCAGAAATCGATGCGGTGGAGGGCTACGGCCTCGGATGGATGCTGTGGAACGCCGGCTCCCGGCACACCGAAGGAGCGCTGCTCCCCGCCGAGAAGTAGCCACGGCCACCTCTCTTTCCTTCCCCCTCAGGGGGAAGTGCCGAGTCTTCGAGGCGATGGGGGTGTTCCCGCGGCCTCAGGGGGAAGTGGGCTCGGCGAGGGACGAGCCGAGGTCGATGGGGGTGTCCCCGCGTGGCGGCGGTGCAAGCGGCTCTACCCCATCCCTTCGCTCGGGTACTTCCCCTGCTAGGGGAAGGAAGAGATGGGGGTGTTCTCGAGCCGGCTGGGCCGGAGTCCTGGAGGGGAAAGAAGACACGACCGCAAAGAGCCGCTTGACTTTCCAGCCGACTGGAAGGTGTACCGTCGACTCGTCGAGAACGAGACGGAACCGTCCGACCGTGAGGCGAGCGGGGCCCGTCCGACGAGAAAGGACATGATGATGAGAGATCCGGTATGTGGGATGCACGTGAGCGCAGGTTCGCTCACCGTGGACGGCCATGCGGATGTCGCGTTCTGCTCCGAGCATTGCCGGAGCGCGTTCGCTGCCGATCCTGAGCGCTACGTCGGGGTCGGCAACGGCGAGGATGACGACGAGGAGGAAGACGAGCCCGCCGGCCATGGGCACGAGCCCGCCGGCCATGGGCACGAGCCCGGCGGGCACGAGTCTGCCGCTCGAGAAACGGTCCACTTGGCGATCGGCGGGATGACGT is a window from the Actinomycetota bacterium genome containing:
- a CDS encoding sigma-70 family RNA polymerase sigma factor, translated to MYLEEVSSHDLLTAEDEVRLSRTMEAGRKAQHRLDDDEPLTPEERAHLYRLVHEGAEAKMTFIRCNLRLVISIAKRYAGRGLDLLDLIQEGNLGLIRAVEKFDWRKGFKFSTYATWWIRQAITRGLGNQARTIRLPVHMVDVVRTVQETEQTLTEILHRHPTPDEIAQASGLELDRVAAAAAAPGDTVSLDRPVGDDGDAELRDFVVDGTAPDPFGYAVGVMRRLHLRDALRILDEHERQVLILRYGLDDGIPRTLSDVGKLLNLTRERIRQIEARALSKLRHPSCDLDLAALL